A genomic window from Anticarsia gemmatalis isolate Benzon Research Colony breed Stoneville strain chromosome 6, ilAntGemm2 primary, whole genome shotgun sequence includes:
- the LOC142973861 gene encoding uncharacterized protein LOC142973861, which yields MKHQQVSVDYWAVAKAMLMYGGLTVLGWLMLRLFNAVFTLPRRLRTQQEHIQATLQEFQRRYPDLQVTEEDLRNAEKELEEWKKEVDNKMNESGLKDLPEITETPPAEDVPVEEKKSN from the exons ATGAAACACCAGCAAGTAAGTGTGGACTATTGGGCGGTGGCCAAGGCTATGCTGATGTATGGAGGCCTGACGGTGCTTGGCTGGTTGATGCTCAGGTTGTTCAACGCTGTATTCACTCTGCCCAGGCGTTTGAGAACCCAGCAGGAACATATACAGGCCACTTTGCAGGAATTTCAG AGACGATACCCAGACCTGCAAGTGACCGAAGAAGACTTACGAAACGCCGAAAAAGAATTAGAAGAATGGAAAAAAGAAGTAGACAACAAAATGAACGAGTCTGGTCTCAAAGACCTGCCTGAAATCACTGAGACACCGCCGGCTGAAGATGTACCGGTGGAAGAAAAGAAATCTAATTAG